The DNA window TTTATTTCCTGCAGCTACTACCTCCAAGTTCATCTCGAGATTCCCTTCCACGCAGCTACTTTCTCCAATCTTGACTGTAATGCACCGATATCTGAGCAAATATGATTCCAGATGGCAAACAATAAATGTCCCTTATTCCTCAAAAAGCAAGGCAGGTATAGCAGATGGGCACCTGGAAGAAGCTTCCCCAAGGTAAACCCTAACCCTAAAAGCCTTAGAAAGGGTCCTCGCCACGCTCAGCCTTGAAGTTGACGCTgtcatcctcttctcccttgccAGAGGGCGATTCCACAGCAGTGGTGGTGTCATCTCCAGCGTCAGCGTCAGctgcggcggcatcgtcgttctccttcttggcacGACTGCCACGGGCTCTGCCTTTGGTTCCAGCACGGCCGGTGGGCGTCTTGCGGACCTTGCTGGGAGTCGAGGCGCCGCCGGGAGAGGCGTTGCTGCCCTTCTTCGGGGTGACGTTGGAGTCGATGCCGAGCTTGCGCTTGACTTGACCAAAGCGAACCTGTAAAAATAAAGTTAGATGAAATGAAAGATGGGCATGGTGGGGGAAATGGATATTTCTTAGGCTGTAGGAGACGAACCTTGGCGACTTCGGCGTTCTTGAAGCCTTGCTCTTGAGCAACGGCTTCCCAGTCAATGTCCGCCCTGTTGCGGGTGTGCTTGAcaatggcgaagaagaacaTGGCCTCAGAGGCGGTAGGCTCTGGGCGCTTGGTAGGGGTTTTGTCGGCCATGGCTTGATTCTTTGTGCTTTCTTGGTTGATGAAAGGAGGACTTGAGGATAGGCTTCTTGCAGGCGAATGTCAGTAAAGGAATGGAGTTGGGAACAATGTGaatgtattttttttttttttaaaaaaaaaaaaggaaaaagaaaaagaaagaagcatcCAAGAAGACCTGCTTGTGAATTCAAGATGGAATAGCTGAAATGCTTTACTTACTTGATAGTTTGTTGGTGAGCAGGGAGTGAAATCTGCTCCAAGTGCGCGGTGCGGAAAAAGCTTGGATATGTTTGTGTCAAGGttgaaagaacaaaagaaggaggaatgCGAGAAAAGCAGGAAATTTATGGCTGGGTTAAATAGCTGTTACAAAAAATCGAAAGAATGGCCGTGCTTTTACACCAAACGCCAGCTGTTACAACTGGCGGTGTACTTTGGTATTAGCAGCTGTTGAGTTTATGCCACTCGGCTGCAGAGTGAATCACACATGCAGTTCATGAGACAATAGAATATATTAACAATGTATTGGCATTTGCGGTTATTGGGGTTGAATGGCTTTGAGAGTTTCTTGGATGAGGGTGGCAACCCTTGCCCAAGTTGAATACTCCAATAGCTTATTCAAGAACTAATATagataaaaaaggcagaaacgCGTATCTAATAGGCCAGCCTGCCTGAGAAGGATGCATGTGCCTATTGAAAGGATTATGCTAAGTTGTTGCAGCTAATATTCAGTTAAGAATTATTCTTTCTACAAGATTTGCGTTACATCATCACAAAAGCAAGGAGATTGTGTTCAGCGCTCAATAGCTGGCTTTCCATTTGGTACTACTAAGCCATATCAGAATCTTGATGGCTTGAtggctgaaaaaaaaaatgaaaaaataTAAAGAGGACGGATCTTCTTGATCCTTTTTGTCCTCGCTAATTATACACATGCTATTATAAGCCCTTATAGTAATTTTCAAGTCTTCCAAATCCCTAACCGATCCGTTCTTCTCTCCGTAGAGAGGAATGGGGATATATACCCGAAACCCATTGGCCACCCGCCGTGGCTAGAAATCATCAAATCATGAAAGCAAGTTTAACCGCGCTCCGTACTTCCTTggaaatatttttttttggtcgaCTTTTCTGTTTTTATATTCATAACACATCgcttgaaaagaaaagaaaagtcaaATGAGATGAGTTTAAAAGTGTCGGTCGTCCCAGTCGCCACCGAGAGGCTGGGAGCTGCCAGTTTGGGATATACCCTGACTGTTGACGTCTCCCGTGGCAAATCGGTTCAAGTCAAAGGCAGCGTCGAAAGCGTGGTCATGGCCGACATGGCTCATGAAATCCGAGTTGCCATCCAGAGGAGGGAACATCAGACCATTCGCAGGTTGAAGATCTTGGAGGACAGAAGGAGAGATGGAAAGGCCTTGAGCCATGTCATCGCTACACGGCGTGAGGAAGCGACCGCTGAAGTCGTCCCCGTCTTGGAGGTAGGGAGACGCATCATCCATGTAAGGAGATGTGAGTGACGCAAAAGACTCTGGAGAAAACTGCAGCTGGTTGTTAGTCGCATGTAGCAGACGTTGTGTTTCACAGCCACTCTTACCAGAGGATACGAAGAGATGTTGGATGAGCCGGGCTCTGGCTTGATGGGCGTCTGCTTCTTGGACTGTGTCTCCTTCTTCGACGCCTTGGAAACTCGGTTCTTATCTGATGGCTTGCCTCTCTTTGTCGGCTTGTGGCCGGTGATTGTCGATCGAAAGCGGGAGAAGCGCATTCTGGCAGCGTGGCCATTGGCAATGGGCTCTATGAGGACGGGATCGG is part of the Trichoderma atroviride chromosome 1, complete sequence genome and encodes:
- a CDS encoding uncharacterized protein (EggNog:ENOG41), encoding MADKTPTKRPEPTASEAMFFFAIVKHTRNRADIDWEAVAQEQGFKNAEVAKVRFGQVKRKLGIDSNVTPKKGSNASPGGASTPSKVRKTPTGRAGTKGRARGSRAKKENDDAAAADADAGDDTTTAVESPSGKGEEDDSVNFKAERGEDPF
- a CDS encoding uncharacterized protein (EggNog:ENOG41) → MSPNSDNAMARFLFAILKQKNLRDIDWSQVAADPVLIEPIANGHAARMRFSRFRSTITGHKPTKRGKPSDKNRVSKASKKETQSKKQTPIKPEPGSSNISSYPLFSPESFASLTSPYMDDASPYLQDGDDFSGRFLTPCSDDMAQGLSISPSVLQDLQPANGLMFPPLDGNSDFMSHVGHDHAFDAAFDLNRFATGDVNSQGISQTGSSQPLGGDWDDRHF